AGCTAAACATTTAAAGCTCCCATTTAAAAGGATCAAGTGTAGGCATTGTTTGGTTATGTTAACCATATGTGTTGGCTTTTCATGATCTGAATCCCTTCTCAAAAAACAGAGTGCTCGTGAAAATAAACATGGCTTCACCCTACGCAAATTGTGGACTAATTGTGTATTTGGACTAAATCATTCTTAAGGTTGCAGGGCTTTTTCCATTTGCTAAGGGACGCTGGGGAGTGACAGCTTGACATTGATTAGTATGTTGACTTGTGCAATCGGAGCCTTACCTGTAAAGAATACAACCACAAATCTATTTATACTGACAAGGTAGTGCTGCTCTTACATGCAGCTCACATctttagtggaaaaaaaaaaacgtttctttttttttttttttttacgtgttcCACTAAAAATACAGGAATTACAATCATAACTGTTTCTCAACCAAAACGAAATAAAAGTTTATGTTGAAAAGTAATCAGCAGTGAAGCAAGTCCAGTCTTGTTTTTGGACAAAATGGATGTGTATCTTGTTGAGGGAAAAATCATCTTGAGGGACTGTGTTACTGAGAAATATGTgcttgtatttaatttaaacaaaaaaacattttcaaacagatGGTTGCAATTATGGGACAAACTAGactcattttaaatcaataaatacaacCTAATACTTTcaaaaaagaagcagaactGTCTAAAAGTAAGACAGCTGACTATGAGGGGATTTTCAACAATATTTGGATATATGTGTGGTGTATATAACCGACCACTGGTGAATGTTTTGTGGGGTCTGGCCGGTGTTTGATGGATAATCATTCAGAATTATGATGACTCACCATACACTTGTTAGGTTTCTCTCCGGAGTGCACTCTCATGTGAATGAGCAGCTTGTAGCGAGCGTTGAAGGGCTTGTAGCGCCGAATGCAGCCAGCCCAGAAACAGGTGAAGTCCTCACCTTTGCGCTGGTCAATGTGGACCTTTTCAATGTGCCTCACAAGCTCCTCCTGTTGCTCGTACGCAGCGCTGCAGTCAATCCAGCGACACACCTGCTTATCGGCCAGCGCTCCTCCTCCGACTTCTTCCCGCTCTGGTGCTGTGTGAGACCCAGGAGGGCCTCCAGAGGTCGGTTTGAGTCCCAGGGAAGAGGTTGGTGCTGTTTGCTGGCTCTGGTGGTGCAGCAGGCCCCCAGGACTGGGACCCACGTATTGGTGCAGGTGGTAGGGCGGAGGCATAGCAGGGCGAGAGGGGTGGTGAGGGTGACGAAGGTGCCCGCTACGGCCACTtaagtgatggtgatgatgatagtgGTGCTGAAAGAGTTCGTCTTCACTGGGAGAAAAATCATCCAGGGGCTCCTGCTTGAGGGTAGCCCCTGATCTTTGGCCCCCGTCCAGGAGAGCCCCAGCTTCAGGCCCCGGATGCAGCATCCCAGACATCATGCCCCCACTCATCAATAACCCCAACCCGTCTGAgccgccacctcctcctcccacacctcccccagctgctcctccagccCCACGCCCCTGCAGCATGGAGCCCTGCTCCTCACACAGCCCCTGGCTCTGCCCCTGGCCCTGCTCCGGCTCCACTGATGACACTGAAGAggtggacgaggaggaggaggaggaggaaagggacaGCAGGCAGGTGGCAGGTGAGGATAGCTGACAGCTCTCCTGTAGCGTGGCCTGCTGGGGGCTACCGTGAGGTGGGGGCCTCTGGGTGGCTTCCCGTGAGCAGGAGTTAGAGGGTGGGGaagtagaagaggaggaggaagaggaggagaagccgGCACTGCTGGTGTGGCTGGGCGAAAGGTTAGTGCGGAACCCGTTGACGCAGGCAACCATCGACATCTGGGAGGAAGAGCAGATGATGGCGGTGATATTGATCTCCTCGGAAGCAGCGCCAGTAGCTGATGGGGAACCTGTGGCAGCAACGCTGCCAGCAGCGGCGGTGGACTGTGAGGCCAGGGACAGGCAGCGTCTCTTCAGACTGCTAGCACTGAGCAGCCGCGCTGAATGACGGGAGCTGGTTGGGGACAAAGCCAACGGGGAGGAGCCGTCTTCATTATTAAACGGTTGCACTGCGTCCCCTGACACAGCAGTACCTACACAGCTCACTGTGCATACGCCACTACCGTTGTTGCTAATGTGCGGCGCTCCAACTATCTCGACCCCCAAAACCTGGCCTGCCCTACAGTTCTGAAACGTACTATGGACCTCAGACGCCGTGTTGGAGATCTTGTAACCCATTGAGTTCTCTTGTTTGATTGGGTaagggagagaggagtgagacCTGTTGGCACTGCCGCAGCCCAGGCCGGGTGAGGCCCCCGGCAGGGTCCTCTGGAAGCCGGAGGAGGATctgcaagaagaaaaagacacagagagcaaTATGAGCACTATTAGCTCACAGGCTGATGACAGATACTGGCTGATTGATCCTTCCCACCAGCAGCACTGTCAGAGTTTAGCCTCCCACTTACCCCTTCCTCCTCCAATCATTCTCTCAgtttacataaaaatgttgaatgaatCCCAATGAcctaaaatatttcaacaaagtCTCTCATCCATTGTAATGACCATATCGGACAAACACTAACAATGTAAAGGACATGATGAGCGACATAAGGTGACGTTGGACACCAGGTAGTATCCACTGCTGATGAgccaaagattttttttatgaataaatgaaacaggATCTTCTGGTAGAGAGAGGATATGAATGGGCATTTATGACTAAGaatagagagagggggagggatggATGGCTACTGAGACCGAGAGGCCATGGGCTAGTGTGTCCATCTGACAGGCTTTGATGACACAAAGGGGTTAAACCCAACCCAAGATTGGGATAAATAGGGAGTCACCTGTTTTGGTGGCATAATTGCACCCTATGAAGGGTCACCGTTTACAATACTGTGTATTATGGTGGGAATCTTTGCCCTGCTGAATGGGGAACCCAGGTCAGATTTCTCCATG
Above is a window of Larimichthys crocea isolate SSNF chromosome XVII, L_crocea_2.0, whole genome shotgun sequence DNA encoding:
- the glis1b gene encoding zinc finger protein GLIS1 isoform X3; this encodes MQNPSALFGMVSHCQTSTFTDFTGLSLAAYGSKADICTRRAGIGGYGSQICRSSHDTPTHMNCASPKRLCASEEKAHLSAKAPRSCLPLPPVQVNGAYCSEKDVEAELGDAEGALMRCGQSLPLLVEGHLGGLYTQSLHCDRPTADLLLQDNPHQDSRSSSGFQRTLPGASPGLGCGSANRSHSSLPYPIKQENSMGYKISNTASEVHSTFQNCRAGQVLGVEIVGAPHISNNGSGVCTVSCVGTAVSGDAVQPFNNEDGSSPLALSPTSSRHSARLLSASSLKRRCLSLASQSTAAAGSVAATGSPSATGAASEEINITAIICSSSQMSMVACVNGFRTNLSPSHTSSAGFSSSSSSSSTSPPSNSCSREATQRPPPHGSPQQATLQESCQLSSPATCLLSLSSSSSSSSTSSVSSVEPEQGQGQSQGLCEEQGSMLQGRGAGGAAGGGVGGGGGGSDGLGLLMSGGMMSGMLHPGPEAGALLDGGQRSGATLKQEPLDDFSPSEDELFQHHYHHHHHLSGRSGHLRHPHHPSRPAMPPPYHLHQYVGPSPGGLLHHQSQQTAPTSSLGLKPTSGGPPGSHTAPEREEVGGGALADKQVCRWIDCSAAYEQQEELVRHIEKVHIDQRKGEDFTCFWAGCIRRYKPFNARYKLLIHMRVHSGEKPNKCMFEGCNKAFSRLENLKIHLRSHTGEKPYLCQHPGCQKAFSNSSDRAKHQRTHLDTKPYACQIPGCTKRYTDPSSLRKHVKIHSAKEQQVRRKLRPCPHLEQDILSDCLSMQHLQSSTSSQHLYNGKDGRSPGLGQDIFTGLYTGSSTPHHSASVELLSPTPNPTSTTDLPSRQHRLDRDLGSPHHLSPLAAMDGTREGVSGPLMSPGMKGTGTPPPPPPPPPPPLEKQHVHPHHKPYSHYHHHQSANDEYQGSFQSCFHFGDSYRMEQTVGGVHVPGDSHAYTSHQHNGFHMSTSNTGTAGFSLNQELQDGTGCQFSSSPEESIFYQVGSFDRSLSHMPSVYTET